The Rhizobiaceae bacterium genome contains the following window.
CAGGTCGATATTGGCCTCCCAATAGGCGTCGATGGTCCCGACGTCACGCCAGTAGGCTTCCGCTTCCATGGAAGAACGCACGCAGGACCGCGCGAAGCGGTGCGCCACCGCCTTACCGTGATCGACGATGTAAGGGATGATGTCCTTGCCGAAATCGCGGCTTGAATCCGGGTCTGACGCGTCCTTGCGCAAAAGGTCCATCAGGAACTTGGTGTGGAACACGTAGATGCCCATGGAGGCGAGCGCGAAATCCGGCTTGTCGGGGATCGCGGGCGGATCGGCCGGCTTTTCCACGAAGGCGACGATCTTGTCCTGCGTGTCGACATGCATGACGCCGAAGCCTGTGGCCTCCATGCGAGGCACTTCGAGGCAGCCCACCGTCACGTCGGCGTTCTGCTCGACATGCTGGCGCAGCATCAGCTCGTAGTCCATCTTGTAGATGTGGTCGCCCGCCAGGATGACCATGAACTCCGGGCCGTAGCCCTCGATGATGTCGGTGTTCTGGTATACCGCGTCCGCCGTGCCCTCATACCATTGCGTCTCCGAAACGCGCTGCGAGGCGGGCAGGATGTCGAAGCTTTCATTGCGCTCGGGCCGCATGAAATTCCAGCCGCGCTGCAAATGGCGGATCAGCGAATGCGCCTTGTACTGTGTCGCGACGCCGATGCGCCGGATGCCGGAATTGATGGCGTTCGAGAGCGCGAAATCGATGATGCGCGTCTTGCCGCCGAAATGCACGGCGGGCTTGGCGCGCCGGTCGGTCAGTTCCTTGAGGCGACTGCCCCTGCCGCCCGCCAGCACATAGGCCATTGCGTCGCGCGCGAGCGGCTGTGTCCGGTTCAGATCAGCCATTGACTCCTCCCACTCTCATGATGGCACAACCTCCGCCTTTTCGGCGGTATCTTCCGGCAGCGTTTCGGCCACCGGCCCTTCCTCGACGAATTCCAGCATCACGGTCGCCAGCGGCGGCAGGCGCAGCACGGCATGCGCCTTACCGTCCGACGTGGGATAGGCCTCGACCGCGCCGTCGTTCCCCACGCCCGAGCCGCCATAGTCGGCGGCGTCGGTGTTGACGATCTCGCGCCATTTACCCGGCCTCGGCAGCGGCAGGCCATATCCCTTGCGCACCACCGGGGTGAAGTTCGAGATCACCGCCACCGGATTTTCGCCCGGCGCCGTGCGCAGCCAGGCAAAGACAGAGTTCTCCTGATCGTCCACCACCAGCCATGTGAAGCCGTCCGGCTCGCAATCGCGCGCATGCAGCGCGGGCCGCGAGCGGTAGATGCCGTTCAGGTCGCGCACCAGCTTGCGCACGCCCTGATGCGGCGGATGGGCAAGCAAGTCCCAATCGAGCGCGCGCGCCTCGCTCCATTCGCGGCGCTGCGCGAATTCCTGCCCCATGAACAGCAGCTTCTTGCCGGGATAGCCCCACATGAAGGCGTAGTAGGCGCGCAGGTTCGCGAATTTCTGCCAGTCGTCGCCGGACATCTTGTGCAGCAGCGTGCCCTTGCCGTGCACCACCTCGTCATGGCTGAGCGGCAGAACGAAATTCTCGGAGAACGCGTAGAGCAGGCCGAATGTGAGGTCGCTGTGATGGAACTTCCTGTGCACCGGCTCGCGCGCCATGTATTTCAGCGTGTCGTGCATGAAGCCCATGTTCCACTTGAAGCCGAATCCCAGCCCGCCCTGGTCGGTCGGCTGCGAAACTTTCGGCCACGAAGTGGATTCCTCGGCAATCGTCATGATGCCGGGATGCGTGCCATAGAGCCGCGCGTTCATCTCCTGCAGGAAGCGCACGGCTTCAAGGTTTTCGCGCCCGCCCTTCTCGTTCGGTATCCACTCGCCCTGCTTGCGCGAGTAGTCGAGGTAGAGCATCGAGGCGACCGCATCGACGCGCAGCCCGTCGACATGGAATTTCTCCGCCCAGTAGAGCGCGTTGTTGATGAGGAAGGACAACACCTCACGCCGTCCGAAATTGTAGATCAGCGTGTTCCAGTCTGGGTGGTAGCCCTTGCGAGGGTCCTCGTGCTCATAAAGCGCGGTGCCGTCGAAGCGCGCCAGCCCGAACTGGTCGGTCGGAAAATGCGCTGGCACCCAGTCGATGATGACGCCGATGCCGGCGCGATGCGCGCCGTCCACAAAGCGCGCGAAGCCTGCGGGATCACCGAAACGCGCGCTCGGGGCGAAAAGCCCCGTGGTCTGGTAGCCCCATGACGGGTCGAACGGATGTTCCGAGATCGGCAGGAACTCGATATGCGTGAAGCCCGCATCCACCACATAGGGGACCAGCCGCTCCGCCAGTTCGTCCCATGACAGGAACGAGCCGTCCTCGCGACGCTGCCACGATCCGGCGTGCACCTCGTAGATGGAAATAGGGTCGCGGCGCGCCTGCGTGTTGCGCCAATAGTCGCGATGCGCCTCGTCGCCCCATTCGTGCACCATGGGCGCCGCCGTCACCGAGGCCGTCTCGGGGCGCAATTCCGACTGGAAGGCGAAGGGATCGGCCTTCAGCGGCAGCACCAATCCTTGCGCGCCGATGATCTCGAACTTGTAGGTGTGCCCTGCCCCGATGCCCGGAACGAAAATCTCCCATATGCCGGTGTCGCGCCGTATCCGCATCGGCAGCCTGCGCCCGTCCCAGTCGTTGAAATCGCCAACCACCGACACGCGCTTCGCATTCGGCGCCCACACCGCGAAATGCACGCCGTCCGCACCCTCGTGATGGATCAGGTGTGCGCCCAGCTTGTCGAACAGCCGCAGATGCGAACCTTCGGCAATGTAGTAATCGTCCATCGGCCCGAGCACGGGACCGAACGAATAGGGGTCGATCTCCGACCATTCGCCGCCCTCGTTGCGCGCCAGGTAGCGCACCGGCTGGCGTCGGTCGACCGTCAGCGGACCCTCGAAAAACCCGGCCTCGTCACGCCGCTCCAGCGTACCGATCTCATTGTCGTCGAGATCGAACACGGTCACGAACTCGGCATTGGGAATGAAGCAGCGGGCCACGAACCCAGCATCGGTTTCCTGAACGCCGAGCACGCTGAACGGATCGCCATGCGTGCCTGCCACAATGGCCTTCACCGCGCCGTCTCCGGCCCGCGCCGCCGGCAGCTTCTTTTTCGCGGGGGTCGATTTCGCCGCGCGACCGGCCTTTTTCATACTCCGAACCCTCCCTGACGAAGGCCAATGCTTGCGAGTTGACCCCTCATCCGCCTGCCGGCACCTTCTCCCACAAGGGGAGAAGGACGATCTCTTCAACCTCGCATTCATCCCGCAACGCTGGAAATTTGAGCCGGCAAATATAACATCTCCCTTCTCCCCTTGTGGGAGAAGGTGCCGGCAGGCGGATGAGGGGTAGTGTCAGACCGCGCGCACCCGGTTCGTCTTGCGGCACTGGACCCATAACTCGAAACTCCTCCCACGCGCTGCCGGCTTCACACCTTTATATCCCATATCTCCGTTGCATATTGGCGAATGGTGCGGTCGGAAGAGAACCAGGCCATGCGCGCCACATTGTGTATCGCCTTGGTGTACCAGACCGGGCTATCCGCCCACAGCGCATCGACCCTGCGCTGCGTGGCCGCATAGGAATCGAAATCGGCGGCGACCATAAACCAGTCGGAGTTGTACAGCCCGTCGATCAGGCCCCGATAGCGGTCCGGCTCGCGCGGTGAGAACACGCCCGACGAGATTGCCGACAGCGCCTGCGACAATTCCGGCGAGCTCTCGATGATGGCGCGCGGATTGTAGCCATTGGCGCGCCGCTCGGCGACTTCCTGCGCGGTGAGCCCGAAAATCAGGATGTTGTCCTCGCCGACGTGCTCCTGCATCTCGACATTCGCGCCGTCCAGCGTCCCGATGGTCAGCGCGCCGTTCAGCGCGAACTTCATGTTGCCGGTGCCCGACGCTTCCATGCCCGCCGTCGAAATCTGCTCCGACAAATCCGCCGCAGGCATCATGATCTCGGCAAGGCTGACATTGTAGTTCGGCATGAAGGCGATCTTCAGCAGTCCGCGCACCGAAGGGTCGCGGTTCACCACCTTCGCCACGTCGTTGATGAGCCGTATGATGAGCTTCGCGTTGTAGTAGCTGGGCGCAGCCTTGCCGCCGAAGAACTTGACGCGCGGCACCCAGTCCTTCTCGGGATGCGAGCGGATCTGGTCATAGAGCGCCACGGCCTCGATGATGTTCAGGAGCTGGCGCTTGTATTCATGAATGCGCTTGATCTGGATATCGAACAACGCCGACGGATCGACCTTGACGCCGACGCGCTGCGCCGCTTCCTGCGCCAGCCGCTCCTTGTTGTGGCGCTTGGCCGAGGCGAATTTCTCGACGAACGCCTTGTCTCCGGCAAACTTGTCGAGTTCCACCAGCGCCTCGAAATCGTCGAGGAACCTGTCGCCGATCGCCTCGCGGATCAGCGCGGTCAGGCCGTCATTGCACTGGAACAGCCAGCGGCGCGGCGTGATGCCGTTGGTCTTGTTGTTGATGCGGTCGGGATAAAGCCTGTGCAGGTCCGCAAACACGGTTTCCTTCATCAGTTCTGTGTGCAGCGCCGACACGCCATTGACGGAATGCGAACCGGCAAACGCCAGATTGCCCATGCGCACGCGACGGTCGCCATCTTCCTGGATCAGCGAGATGCGGCTGATCTGGCCGCCGTCGAACTTGCCCGTCGCCCGCGCCTCCAGCAAAAGTTGCGCATTGATCTCGTAGACCAGTTGCATGTGGCGCGGCAGCAGGCGCTCGAACAGCGGCACCGGCCAGCTTTCCAGCGCCTCCGGCAGGAGCGTGTGGTTGGTATAGGCAAACGTCCGTTTGGTCGCGTACCACGCCTCGTCGAAGTCCATGCCGTGAACGTCGATCAACAGCCGCATCAGTTCGGCAACAGCCACCGCCGGATGGGTGTCGTTGAGATGGATCGCCGCCTTGTCCGGCAGCGAGCGCAATTCGCCATATTGCGACAGGTGCCGTTGCAGGATGTCCTGCAAGGAGGCCGAAGAGAAGAAGTATTCCTGCCGCAGCCGCAGTTCCTGCCCTGCCTTGTGCGAATCCGCCGGATAGAGCACGCGCGACAGCGCTTCCGCCTTGTTGCTCTCCTCCAGCGCACCAACATGGTCGCCTGCATTGAACTTGTCGAGCAGGATGGGATCGAGCGGCATCGACGACCAGAGCCTCAGCGTGTTCACCCGGCTGTCGCGCCAACCCACGACCGGCGTGTCGTAGGCCACGGCCAGCACGTGCTCGGACGGCTTCCACACATGCCGCTCCACGGGGCCGTCCTGCACATCCGCAGCCTCAACCGACCCGCCGAAGCCGATGGTGAACGACCGCTCCCGACGCTCGAATTCCCACGGATTGCCATGGTCCAGCCACGTCTCGGGCAGTTCCACCTGCTTGCCGTCGGAAATCTCCTGCCGGAACATGCCGTTGACATAGCGGATGCCATAGCCATGGGCGGGCACGCCGACTGTCGCCATGCTTTCCATGAAGCAGGCGGCCAGCCGCCCGAGGCCGCCATTGCCGAGCGCCGCGTCCGGCTCCAGCTTCGACACCACGTCCAGATCGACGTCCAGCATGGTCAGCGCATCGCGCATCGTCTCCATCAGGCCGAGATTGGAAAACGCGTCGCGCATGAGGCGGCCGATCAGGAACTCGAGCGACAGGTAATAGGCGCGCTTCGAACGCTGGTCGTATGCCTCCTTGGTCGAGGCGATCCAGCGGTCGATGATGCGGTCGCGCACGGCCTTGATCGAGGCCGCCAGCCAGTCATGGGAGGTTGCGACGGACGCATCCTTGCCCACGCGATAGCGCAGCGCTTTCAGGATTTCATCGGCAAGCTCCCTTGGACCGATATCCAGCGGCAGGGGTGCGACGGTTTTGGATTTGGTCGTCATGGCGGAAGGCATGGTTGCTCCATTGGCAATTGAACCTCTACCTCCCCATCTCGCTCCCGTCGGTTCGATCCGTCGTGGCGGCTTTGTTCGGGCGATTTCAACAAGCCGCAATCGCAGCGTCAAGCAGAATTGATCGGGCCGGTTGCGCAACGGCCATTTGCGCCGCCCCTTACGCCGCCAGCGCTTCTTCCGGAGGCTTTTTCGCGCCCGTCATCAGCGCCACGGCATCCGACATGGAAATCTGCTGCGGATCGACCACGCACAGGCGTCGTCCCAGCCGATGGATATGGATGCGGTCGGCGACCTCGAACACATGCGGCATGTTGTGCGAAATGAGCACGATCGGCAGGCCGCGCTTTTTCACGTCGAGGATCAGTTCCAGCACGCGCCGCGACTCTTTCACGCCGAGCGCCGCCGTCGGCTCGTCCATGATCACCACCTTGGAGCCGAAGGCCGCCGCCCGCGCCACCGCCACGCCTTGCCGTTGGCCGCCGGACAGCGTTTCCACCGCCTGGCTGATGTTCTGGATGGTCATGAGGCCGAGCTCGTTCAGCTTCTCGCGCGCCCGCTTTTCCATGGCGGGCCGGTCGAGCATGCGGAACCAGTCGCCGAGGACCCCCGGCTTCCTCAGTTCGCGTCCAAGGAACATGTTGTCCGCGATGGACAGCGCCGGCGACAGCGCAAGGTTCTGGTATACCGTTTCGATGCCGGCCTCCCGCGCCTCCATCGGCGACTTGAACTGGACCTGCTGGCCCTCCAGCCTGATTTCGCCTTCGTCCGGCGTCACCGCGCCGGAAATCGCCTTGATGAGCGAAGATTTTCCCGCGCCGTTGTCACCGATCACGGCGAGGATTTCGCCCGGGTAGAGGTCGAAATCCGCGCTGTCGAGGGCGGTCACGCGGCCATAGCGCTTGACGAGGCCACGCGCTGAAAGGATGGGTTGGACTGAAGTGTTCATACCGAAACCTTTCTGATCCACTGGTCGATTGCGACGGCGCCGATGATGAGTACGCCGGTGAGCAGGACTTTCCATTGCGGGTCGGCGCCAAGCATGTTGAGACCCATCGACACCACGCCGACGATCATCGCGCCGAACAGCGTGCCGAGGATCGAGCCCCGTCCGCCAAACAGCGAGATACCGCCGATCACCGCCGCCGTGATTGCTTGCAGGTTGTAGTCGGTGACCGCCGCCGAGGGAGACACCGAACCGTTGCGGCCAATGGAAACCCATGCCGCGAACGCAGCGATCAACCCCGCAAGGCCATAGACCGAAAACAGCACGCGCCGCGTCTGGATACCGGAAAGCTTCGCCGCTTCCGGATCGTCGCCGACCGCATAGACATGCCTGCCCCAGGCGGTGTGGTTCAGCACGTACCAGAGCACCAGCACGAGCACGACCATGGCGAGCACGCCCAGAGTCAGCACCGCGCTGCCGACCCTGAAACTCGTGCCGAACAGATGCAGCATCGGAGCCTGCGCGGCCACATCCGCGTCACGGATCGTTTCATTGGCCGAGTAGATGAAATTCGTCGCCATGACGATGTTCCAGGTACCGAGCGTAACGATGAAAGGCGGGAGCCTCATGACCGCCACGAGAAACCCGTTGAGCAGGCCGCACAACGTGCCGACGCCAAGGCCGATCAGGATGGCAAGTATGGTGGGCAGACCGTAGGTCACGGCGCAATTGCCCATCACCACCGCCGAAATCACCATGATGACGCCGATGGACAGGTCGATGCCCGCCGTCAGGATCACCAGCGTCTGCGCCGCGCCCAGAATGCCGACAATAGCAATCTGTTGCAGGATCAGCGTCAGCGTGTAGGACGAGAAGAACCGCCCGCCTATCGTGATGCCGAAGATGATGATCGAAAGCACCAGCACGATCAGCGGCACCGCCGCCGGCGTGGAGTGCAGGAAATGCTGCGCGCGCTTCAGCAGCGGCACGCCCTGATGATCGAAGGCCGCGACATTGCGGTCGCTCTGGTCGAGAACCTTCTCGAATTCCTGTGCCTGCGCCATGTTTCCTCCCTTCCCCGCGACGTGGCGATTTCGCGGTTGGTCACTGGCTGCGGACTTTTCTGCTCGTGGCGTCCGTCAAACCGGAATGAGACCGGCAGAGTCCGCCCAAATCGCATTCCGATCAAGTCCCGACGATGGATGCCCCCTCATCCGCCTGCCGGCACCTTCTCCCACAAGGGGAGAAGGAAGATGAGATGAGCGCCGGCTTCAATTATCAACGCAGCAGAATGCGCGAGACGTTGCGGAAATCCCCTTCTCCCCTTGTGGGAGAAGGTGCCGGCAGGCGGATGAGGGGTGCAGCGCAAACTCGACAAAGTCGCACCATCGCGAAGTACCTCTCGCCCGCGCCTACCGGCCGGGTCCCCGCTGCCTCCGGCAGCTCCCCGGCGTTCAATGACTTTGGAAGGTCCATCGGACCTTCCAATTCGCTTTCAGCGAACCGTCATTTCACCCCCAGCACTTGTCCGTGCCTTCCTTGGTGTCGATCGACTTGACACCTTCGGCGGGCTTGTCGGTCACGAGGTTCACGCCCGTGTCGAAGAACGTCTTGCCTTCGGTGGGCTGCGGCTTGGAGCCATCCTTGGCGAAATTGGCAATCGCTTCGATGCCGAGCGCGGCCATCTGCAACGGATATTGCTGCGAGGTCGCACCGATCACGCCTTCGGCCACCGACTTGACGCCCGGGCATCCGCCGTCGACCGAAACGATCAGCACCTGGCCTTCGAGGCCAACGGCCTTCAACGCCTGATAGGCGCCGACCGCAGCCGGTTCGTTGATCGTGTGGATGACGTTGATGGTGTTGTCCTTCTGGAGAAGGTTTTCCATCGCCTTGCGGCCGCCTTCCTCGTTTCCGTTGGTCACGTCGTGGCCGACGATGCGCGGATCATCCTCGTCGCCGATCTTGTTCGGATCTTTCGGATCGATTCCGAAACCGATCATAAAGCCTTGATCGCGCAGCACATCCACGGACGGCTGCGACGGCGTCAGGTCGAGGAAGCCGATCTTCGCGTCCTTGGCGCTGTCGCCCAGCGTTGCGGCGGCCCATGCGCCGATCAGCTTGCCCGCTTCGAGATTGTCCGTGGCGAATGTCGCGTCGGCGGCGTCGATCGGATCGAGCGGCGTGTCGAGCGCAATCACCAGCAGCCCGGCGTCGCGCGCCTTCTTCACGGTCGGCACGATGCCCTTGGTGTCGGATGCGGTGATCAGGATGCCCTTGGCTCCGTCCGCGATGCAGGACTCAATCGCCGCAACCTGGCTTTCGCTGTCGCCGTCGATCTTGCCCGCATAGCTCTTGAGCGTCACGCCAAGCTCGTTGGCCTTCGCAGTCGCGCCCTCTTTCATCTTCACGAAGAACGGGTTGGTGTCGGTCTTGGTTATCAGGCAGGCGCTGACGCCCTCGGCAGAAGCGGGCGCGGCAAAGCCGACGGCAGCCGAAGCCATTGCGGCAAACAGAGTCGATTTCAGGATTGTGGTCTTCATGGATGAACCTCCCAGTAAAATCCGATGAGAACACGCCAAGGCGTGTGCAGGTCTCCCAGCCTGCACGTGCAAGAATGATGCGTTCCGATCGCCCTGTCAATAATTAAATCACTCTTATTTATTATTGACAGGTCCGAGACCCGGAGCCATTCTCCACCTGTGCCGTTCATGCGGCGCGAGGGAGGTTATCTTGGCGGACGCACCAGCGAGGGTCGGCACGTCCGAGCCTGCATTGATGCCGTTGCATCGGGGAACGAACCAGTCGGGCATGCGCGATTCCAACGAGCGCGTCGTGCTGTCGCTCGTGCGTCTCCACGGCAGCCTCGCCAAGAGCGACATCGCCCGGCTCACCGGCCTGTCCGCGCAGACCGTTTCGGTCATCATGCGCGCGCTCGAAGCGGACGGGCTGCTGCTGCGGGGCGAGCCTCAGCGGGGCCGCATCGGCCAGCCCTCGGTGCCCATGTCGCTCAATCCGGACGGAGCTTTTTTCCTCGGAATGAAGATCGGGCGGCGAAGCGCCGATCTGGTGATGACGGATTTTCTGGGACGCGTGCGCGCCCGGCAGGAGCAGCCCTATACCTATCCGACTCCGGATGAGACGAAACGCTTCCTGCTTGCCGCCATGGGCGAGATGCGCGCTGCCCTGCCGCCCGAGCAGAACGCACGCATGGCTGGCCTCGGCATCGCCATACCGTTCGAGCTTTGGAACTGGGTCGAAATGGCGGGCGCACCGCGCGAGCTGATGGATCAGTGGCGTGACCGCGACATCCGCGCCGAAATCCAGAACGAGGTGCCCTTCCCCGTGTTTCTCCAGAATGACGCGACGGCCGCCTGCGGCGCCGAGCTTGCCTTCGGCAAGGTGAGCGACCTGCGCGATTTCGTCTATTTCTTCATAGGAGCATTTGCGGGCGGCGGGGTGGTGCTGAACGGACGGCTCTATTCCGGCCCCACCGGCAATGCGGGCGCGCTCGGGTCCATGCCGGTTCCCGGCCCCGGCGGACGCCCTGCACAGCTCATCGACATCGCCTCGCTGAGCGTCCTGGAGAAGCGGCTGAAGGCGGAAGGCGTGGACATAGGGCTTCGCTGGACAAACCTCGAATCCTGGCGGCAGGCGGGCGCGATTGCCGATCGCTGGATTGCCGATGCCGCGCATGCGCTGGCCTATGCCATCGTGTCGTCCGCTTCGGTCATCGATTTCGAGGCGGCGATTGTCGAAGGCTGGATGCCGCCCGAAATCCGCGGACGGCTCACCGATGGCGTCCGCGCCGCGCTCGCGCGCATCGACGCCGAAGGGTTGCAGGTCCCCGAAATCCGCGAAGGCTCCGTGGGTCACCACGCGCGCGCCATCGGCGCGGCAAGCCTGCCCTTGTCCGAACGTTTCCTCGTCGGCTCAAGCGCGCTTTCGGCGGGGGCCTCGTGATGCTGATCGGCATTCCGCCGATTCTCGGCCCTGACCTTCTGGCCACACTGCGCGCCATGGGCCACACCGACGAAATCGCCATTGTGGACGGCAACTATCCCGCGCTCGAGCATGCCCGCCGCCTGATCCGCGCCGACGGCCACGACCTGCCCGTCGTGCTCGACGCCATTCTCCAGCTCCTGCCGGTAGATGATTTCGTGGAACACGCGATCTTCCGATCCTCCGTGAAGGGCGACCCGGCCCTGTTCGATCCCGTCCACGCGGAAATCGAGGCGGTCTGCGCGCGCCGTGCGCCGGGGCGCAGCGTGACGGCGCTGGAGGGCGCGGCCTTCTACGCGCGTGTGAAATCGGCGCACACCGTTGTTGCAACCGGCGAGCCCCGGCTCTATGCGAACGTCATTGTCCGCAAGGGCGTCATCTATCCCTGACGGAGTGCCGTTGTGATTCTATGCTGCGGTGAAGCGCTCATCGACATGCTGCCCCGGACCACCATTTCGGGCGAGGATGCCTTCGCCCCCTATGTCGGCGGAGCCGTGTTCAACACGGCCGTCGCGCTTGGCCGCCTCGGCGTTCCGACCGGATTTTTCAGTGGCATTTCGACGGACTTTTTCGGCGGCATGCTGCGTGACGGGCTTGCCGCCAGCAATGTCGATCTCGGCTTCGTCAAGTTTTCAGACCTGCCGACCACCATGGCCTTCGTGCGCCTGACGGGCGGCCACGCCTCCTACCTGTTCTACGACGAGCAGACCGCCGGGCGGATGCTCTTCGAATCGGACCTTCCCGCCATCGCCGACCATGTCGAAGCGATGCATTTCAGCTGCATCAGCCTGATCCCGGAACCGTGCGGCGGCACCTATGAAGCGCTGATGCGCCGCGAGCACGGCAAGCGCGTCATGATGTTCGACCCCAACATCCGCAAGAACTTCATCAAGGACAAGGCATCTCATCTCGCCCGCATGAAGCGGATGCTGGCCATGGCCGACATCGTGAAACTGTCCGACGAGGACCTCGACTGGTTCGGCGAAGGCGGCGCTACGGAAGACACCGCCGCGCACTGGCTGGCGCTGGGTCCGAAACTGATCGTCGTCACGAAAGGTGCCGAAGGTCTGGTTGCCTATTCACGCAACCACCATGTCGCCGTGCCCGCCGAACCCGTCACGGTGGTGGATACGGTCGGCGCGGGCGATACGATCAATGCGGGCATCTTGTGCTCGTTGCGCGACCAGTCGCTGCTGACCAAGGCGGATATTGCAGCGCTCACGTCAGGCCAGATCAAGGCCGTGCTGCGCTTCAGCGCCAAAGCCGCCGCCGTCACCGTCTCCCGTGCGGGCGCAAACCCGCCGACACGCGCGGAAATGCGTTAGGTCATGACCTAGAGCGGTCGCGCGCCGCTAATTCGTGCTCGCAATAAATCCCGGATTTGCGAAATCGCTGTCATGCGGCTGGTTGCGCTTGCCATAGGTGAGCGGCGCACCGTCAAGCGCGCGCGTCATGCCGCCCGCTGCGCGCAGCACGGCATCGCCTGCCGCCGTGTCCCATTCCATGGTGCGCGTGAATCGCGGATAGAGGTCCGCCTCCCCGCAGGCAAGAAGGCAGAACTTCAGGGAGGATCCCACCGACACCAGTTCGACCGCACCGACACTGCGAATAAACGCTTCCGTTTCCGGTGACGAATGCGAACGGCTGGCGACCACGGTGAGCGGCGATCGCACGGGGCGCACCGTCACGCGATGCCGACCGGCGATCTGCCCGCCCTGCGAAACGTCAATCGCATCGGCATGTCCTGGCCTGCCGGAAAACAGCCTGTTGCTGCACGGCGCGAACACCACACCAACGACCGGCGCACCATCGCGCACCAGCGCGATATTGACCGTGAAGTCCTGGTGCCGGTTGACGAATTCCTTGGTGCCGTCGAGCGGATCGATGAGAAAGAAGGCACGACCCAGCGCCGGCACCGCATGCCCTGCGGCGCATTCTTCTTCCGCGACACAGGCGATGTCGGGAAATTCACGCCGCAGCCCGGCAAGAATGATCTTTTCCGCTGCGTGGTCGGCTTCCGTGACGGGCGAGCAATCGGCCTTCTCATTCACCGAGAAGCCCGCGTGAAACACCTCCATGATCCGCAGGCCAGCCGCAATCGCCAATTCTTCGAATAGCGATTGCAGTCGGGCGTCTTCAGATTCCGCCGCCTTCTTCATATTCCTGCTCGGCCGTCTCGCGCTCGGTCAGCCATTTCTCGATGGCGTCCACCATCTCTTCAGGCGATTTGCCGGCAGTTTCAAGATGAATCTCGGGCGCATCCGGCGCTTCATAGGGCGAATCGATGCCGGTGAAGTTCCGGATTTCGCCAGCGGCGGCGCGCGCGTAGAGGCCCTTGGGATCGCGTCGCGCGCATTCGGAGAGCGGCGTATCGACAAACACTTCGACGAACTCGCCCTCCGGCATCAGTTCGCGCGCCATCTGGCGTTCGGCGCGGAACGGCGAGATGAACGACACGAGCACGATCAACCCGGCATCCGCCATCAGCTTTGCCACCTCGGCGACGCGCCTTATATTCTCCACGCGATCCTCCTCGGTGAAGCCGAGATCGCGGTTCAGGCCGTGCCGCACATTGTCACCGTCGAGCACATAGGTGTGCCGTCCGGCGAGATGCAGCTTCTTATCCAACAGCCCGGCGATGGTCGACTTGCCCGAACCCGACAGCCCGGTGAACCAGATCACTGCCGGCTTCTGGTGCTTCTGTTCGGCGCGCGCCTTCGCGTCCA
Protein-coding sequences here:
- a CDS encoding ABC transporter permease, with amino-acid sequence MAQAQEFEKVLDQSDRNVAAFDHQGVPLLKRAQHFLHSTPAAVPLIVLVLSIIIFGITIGGRFFSSYTLTLILQQIAIVGILGAAQTLVILTAGIDLSIGVIMVISAVVMGNCAVTYGLPTILAILIGLGVGTLCGLLNGFLVAVMRLPPFIVTLGTWNIVMATNFIYSANETIRDADVAAQAPMLHLFGTSFRVGSAVLTLGVLAMVVLVLVLWYVLNHTAWGRHVYAVGDDPEAAKLSGIQTRRVLFSVYGLAGLIAAFAAWVSIGRNGSVSPSAAVTDYNLQAITAAVIGGISLFGGRGSILGTLFGAMIVGVVSMGLNMLGADPQWKVLLTGVLIIGAVAIDQWIRKVSV
- a CDS encoding carbohydrate kinase; translation: MILCCGEALIDMLPRTTISGEDAFAPYVGGAVFNTAVALGRLGVPTGFFSGISTDFFGGMLRDGLAASNVDLGFVKFSDLPTTMAFVRLTGGHASYLFYDEQTAGRMLFESDLPAIADHVEAMHFSCISLIPEPCGGTYEALMRREHGKRVMMFDPNIRKNFIKDKASHLARMKRMLAMADIVKLSDEDLDWFGEGGATEDTAAHWLALGPKLIVVTKGAEGLVAYSRNHHVAVPAEPVTVVDTVGAGDTINAGILCSLRDQSLLTKADIAALTSGQIKAVLRFSAKAAAVTVSRAGANPPTRAEMR
- a CDS encoding transporter → MLIGIPPILGPDLLATLRAMGHTDEIAIVDGNYPALEHARRLIRADGHDLPVVLDAILQLLPVDDFVEHAIFRSSVKGDPALFDPVHAEIEAVCARRAPGRSVTALEGAAFYARVKSAHTVVATGEPRLYANVIVRKGVIYP
- a CDS encoding sugar ABC transporter substrate-binding protein, which codes for MKTTILKSTLFAAMASAAVGFAAPASAEGVSACLITKTDTNPFFVKMKEGATAKANELGVTLKSYAGKIDGDSESQVAAIESCIADGAKGILITASDTKGIVPTVKKARDAGLLVIALDTPLDPIDAADATFATDNLEAGKLIGAWAAATLGDSAKDAKIGFLDLTPSQPSVDVLRDQGFMIGFGIDPKDPNKIGDEDDPRIVGHDVTNGNEEGGRKAMENLLQKDNTINVIHTINEPAAVGAYQALKAVGLEGQVLIVSVDGGCPGVKSVAEGVIGATSQQYPLQMAALGIEAIANFAKDGSKPQPTEGKTFFDTGVNLVTDKPAEGVKSIDTKEGTDKCWG
- the cysQ gene encoding 3'(2'),5'-bisphosphate nucleotidase CysQ, whose protein sequence is MKKAAESEDARLQSLFEELAIAAGLRIMEVFHAGFSVNEKADCSPVTEADHAAEKIILAGLRREFPDIACVAEEECAAGHAVPALGRAFFLIDPLDGTKEFVNRHQDFTVNIALVRDGAPVVGVVFAPCSNRLFSGRPGHADAIDVSQGGQIAGRHRVTVRPVRSPLTVVASRSHSSPETEAFIRSVGAVELVSVGSSLKFCLLACGEADLYPRFTRTMEWDTAAGDAVLRAAGGMTRALDGAPLTYGKRNQPHDSDFANPGFIASTN
- a CDS encoding ROK family transcriptional regulator, whose product is MPLHRGTNQSGMRDSNERVVLSLVRLHGSLAKSDIARLTGLSAQTVSVIMRALEADGLLLRGEPQRGRIGQPSVPMSLNPDGAFFLGMKIGRRSADLVMTDFLGRVRARQEQPYTYPTPDETKRFLLAAMGEMRAALPPEQNARMAGLGIAIPFELWNWVEMAGAPRELMDQWRDRDIRAEIQNEVPFPVFLQNDATAACGAELAFGKVSDLRDFVYFFIGAFAGGGVVLNGRLYSGPTGNAGALGSMPVPGPGGRPAQLIDIASLSVLEKRLKAEGVDIGLRWTNLESWRQAGAIADRWIADAAHALAYAIVSSASVIDFEAAIVEGWMPPEIRGRLTDGVRAALARIDAEGLQVPEIREGSVGHHARAIGAASLPLSERFLVGSSALSAGAS